The following DNA comes from Catenulispora sp. GP43.
GCCGCCGCCTTCTCCTTCTCCTGCTCGGCAGCCGCCTGCGCCGCCACCACCTTCGTCCGCCGCCGCAGCACCTCCGCGGCCGCCGCCGTGCTGAGCGCGAAGGCCCCGACCAGCATCGCCGGGGAGTTCAGCCGGTTGCCGGTGGCGTGGTCGACCGAGTACCGCCCCGGTCCGGCCACCGCCAGGCCGGCCGCGGCCAGCCCGAGGAACGCCGGGTACTCATAGCCGCCGGTGCTGTTGAAGAACCCCTTGGGCCGGTGCACCTCCACCGCGGCCGACATCGCCCCGATCGCCGCCGCGCCGCCGACCGGGGTCGCGGCGCCCAGCGCCAGCAGTGCGCCGCCGCCCGCCTCGCCGAGTCCGGCCATGAGCGCGTTCGGCAAGCCGGGGCGGAAGCCCATCGCGTGCATGCCCGCCGCCGCGCCCTTCAGGCCGTGGCCGCCGAACCAGCCGAACAGCTTCTGCGTGCCGTGCGCGATCAGGACGCCGCCGGTGCCCAGTCGCAGGGCCAGCAGGCCCAGGTCGGTACGTGTCAGGCAGGCCATCGGGGGCTCCTTACCGCCGGCAGGTCGGGTTGCCCCTCCACTATCGGCCGGGAGCCCGCCGCGCGCCGCCTGGGACCCGCCAGTCGGTTATCCTCGACCACATCGCAGACCATCGGGAGGCACACGGGGTGAACGACGAGGAATACCGCGTCGACGACCTCGCGCGCCTGTCCGGGATGACGGTCCGCAACATCCGCGAGCACCAGTCCCGCGGCCTGCTGCCGGCCCCGACCGTCCGCGGCCGCGTCGGCTACTACGGCCCCGAACACCTGGCGCGCCTGGAGCAGATCAAGCGCCTGCAGGCCGAGGGCTTCACCCTGGAGTCGATCCGCCGCATGCTCGGCGGCGGCGCCGAGTTCGCCTCCTTCGCCGCCGCGGTCCACCAGGCCTTCGACGACGGCGACAAGCGCGTGGTCCGCCTGGAGGACATCCACACCCTGTTCCCAGGGCTGGACACGGGCGACGAGGACACCACGGACTCCGCGGGCTCCGCGGGCTCCACAGACACCACGGACTCCACGAACACCGCCGCCTCCGACCCCGACCGCAGCACCGCCCTGCTGAACTCGGCCGTGGACCTGGGCCTGCTGCGCCCCCTGGGCAACGGCCGCTTCGAGGAACGCTCCCCACAGCTGACCCGCATCGGCGCCGAGCTGATGGCCCTGGGCATCCCCCCGGACAGCGCCCTGAAGGCGGCGGCCGAGGCACGGACGCATGTGCAGGCCGTGGCGAAGTCCTTCGTGCAGCTGTACGTGGACCAGATCTGGGCCCCCTTCGAGGCCGCGGGCTACCCCGCCGACCGCTGGCCGGACATCATCGGCGGCCTGGACCGGCTGCGTCCGCTGGCGCTGGACTCGATGCTGGCGCTCATGCGGATGGCGCTGGACGAGGCCGCGACCCGGCTGATCGAGGAGCGCGCGGGGCTGCGGTAGACGGCCCAGACCCACCAGCCATACTCAGTTCACTGACATATGCCAGTGAACTGAGTATGCTCGCTGCCATGTCCGAGCGATCGCTCCAAGAACCCACCATCCTGCTCCTGACAGCCCTGGCCGACGCACCGAAACACGGCTACGCGCTGATGCAGGAGGTCGACACCATCTCCTCCGGCCGAGTGCGCCTGCGCACCGGAACCCTGTACGGAGCCCTGGACCGCCTGCTCCAACAAGGCCTGATCCGCATTGACAGCGAAGAGGTCGTCGACGGACGCATGCGCCGCACCTACGCCTTGTCCGACAACGGACGCGAGGTCCTCGAAGCCGAGGCCGAGCGGCTGCAGGCGACAGCCGAGGAGGCGCGCCGACGACTGAGCGCCGGCCGCCAGCGGGCTCGGATCCAGGGCCAGGGGGCCGGGGCATGAGCGGCGGCACGGATCCGGCGTTCGCGCAGCGACTCCTCACACCGGCTCTGCGCCTCTACCCGAAGAGCTACCGCGATCAACAGGGGTCTGAGATAGCCGGCACCTACACGGCGGCCACCGCCGGCGCCACCCGCGCGGAGATCCTTCGTGAAGCGCTCGACGTCGCCCGCCACGGCCTGCGAGTCCGCCTGCGCCTGACCTCCGACCGGTACGGCGGTGCCGTCGTCGGCGCGGCGCTGCCCTACGTTCTCGGCAGCGTCGCCGGCCTTTCCGGTGTCATGCTCTATCTGATGTTCCGGGGCGGGATCAACACGCACCACGAGGATTTCCTCTTCCGCATCCGCTTCGAGACCGGTCAGGGCTCCGACGGCGCTGTCCTTGCCTACATCCCGGTGTCAGTACTGGCCGCCGCGAGCGCAATGGCCCTGTCCGCGTTGGTCGGCCGCTGGGCCTTGGCCCGGTGGTTCGCCGTGGCCACACTGGTCGCCGCGGCCGTCACCATCGCGGTCGTCTTCGAACTGCGGCGCGGAGCCCACATCTATGTCCTGACAACGTTCCCCGGGTTCGAGATGCCGCTGATGCTGGCGGCCTTCGCAGCGCTGGTGCTCGCCGTACCTCCAGAGGCCAGAGCCCTTGCCGGGCATCGGATTCCCACGATCGCGGTCGCACTGGCCGTCACCGGAATGCTCCAGCTGGCATGGCAGCGCGAGGGCTTCGCCTGGTCGCTGATCACTGCGATGCCGGGGGTCGTCGCCGCCGTCCTGGCCCTGGCGCTGGCCGCCGGGCTGCGCAACGGCCTCGCGCCCGGCGCCGTGGCGCTGGCCTGCGGCCCCTGGCTGATCCAGCCGCTCACCGGCGACCTGTACGACTACGGCTACGACGGCACTCAGTACGTCCTGCTCGTCGCGCTCGGCATCATCCTGGTGCTCGCGGCGGGAAGCCGCCACCACCGAAATCGAATGTCGGCAGCGAAACCGCCCTGGTAACCTCCCCATCGCGGACGGGGAGCGGGGGATGCATCAATGGGGCTGGACGCCTTCTTCGACGGCCTGGAAAAGCTCATGGACGAGCTGCGCGAGCGCTGGCCGCGCGCCACGTTCTGGGTGATCGTCGCGCTGTGGTCGCTGGCCGCCGCCATTCCCACCGCGGGGGCCGCGCTGACCGGGGCCGGCTGGTTCAGTATCCTGATTCCGCTGGCGCCGCTGATCGTCATAGGGCTGACATACTGGGGCGGCGTCGAGTGGATCCCCACGTGGCTGTGGGTCACGGCGCTCTCGGTGTGGGCGCTGCTGCCCGGCGGTCTGGCGTCGGCGGGGCCGAAGGACGGTGCGGCCAAGACCGCGACCGCCGCCTTCCTGTTCTGTTACGGGCAGCTGCTTGTCGCGCTGCTGACCGCGATCTGCGTCCGACGCGGGTTCTCGGTGCGGACGCCGTTCGCGCAGCTGCGGCTGACCCGGCTGCGCCTGGTCGCGGCGGCGTTCCCGCTGGCCCTGTCGTTCCGGCCCGACCCGAGCCGGCCGGGGAAGGGCGCGAGCTGGCACGAGTTGGCGTGGTTGCTGGTCTTCGCGACGGTCATGGCCGCCTGCGCACTGCCCGGTGCGCGCAAGGCGCTGCTGGCCGCGCTCGCCATCGCCGGCGGGGCCTGGGCGATCCTGGCGCACGCCGCGCCAGGTGACCGCTGGGCCCAGATCGGCGAGAACGGCTGGCTCTGGGCCACCGGCTGCTACCAGTGGCTGCGCACCTCGCGGCAGGACTTCTGGCACGGCGGGCACGAGCGCGTGACCTGGCAGCGGGCCGCCTGAGCGCGGAAAGGACGGGGCGAGCGATGCCCAGCTCAGACGGCCCAGAAGCCGCCTGCCCGCCAGTGAGCACCGCCCGCCCCGCCCGGTCATCGCAGACCCGCGGGACCTGCCGGATCAGCCCGATCAGCCCCGCTTCTCCGGCGCGGCGGCCGAAGCGCACGTCGCCGCATCCGCCGCATCCGCCGCACCCTCCGCGCCCGCCGCCCCACCGGCCCGACCGGCCCGACCGCCCGCGACTCCCCCGTGAGCGTCTCCCCCATGCGCGACATCGAACAGATCCGGCGCAGCCCGCCGCACCGCATCAGCTTCCGCATCGTCCCCCCGCGCCTGCGAAGCCCGCTCGGCCTCGACCCGGGCCAGATACCGCTCCACCTCCTCGCGCACCGTCGCCTCGCTCCACCCCAGCACCGGCGCCATCAGCGCCGCCACCTCCGGTGCCGCCGCGACGCCGCGGTCCCAGGACTCGATCGAGATGCGGGTGCGCCGCGTCAGCACGTCCTCCAGGTGCAGCGCGCCCTCGTGCGAGGCCGCGTAGACCGCCTCGACCCGCAGGTAGTCGTCGGCGCCGGCGATCGGCTCGGCCAGCGACTCGTCGGCCGCGATCAGCTCCAGCAGTTCGTCGACGCAGGACCCGTACCTGCGCAGCAGGTGCTCCACGCGTACCTGGTGCAGGCCGGTGCGGCGGGCGAGCCTGCCGCGCTCGTTCCACCGCGCCGCGAAGCCCTCCGCGCCCAGGACCGGGACCTTGTCGGTCACCGAGTCCGGGATCTTCGCGCCGTCCGTGGTGTCCAGGTCCTCGACCGCCGCGTCGACGACGTCCTTGGCCATCACCCGGTACGTGGTGTACTTGCCGCCGGCCACGACCGTCAGGCCGGGCGCCGGCGAGGCGACGATGTGCTCGCGGGACAGCTTCGTGGTCTGATCCGCGGTGCCGGACAGCAGCGGACGCAGGCCCACGTACACGCCCTCGATGTCCTCCTCCGTCAGCGGCTTGCTGAGCACCGCGTTGGCATGCTCGAGCAGGTACTCGATGTCGGCACGGCTGGCCGCCGGGTGCTCGCGGTCCAGATCCCAGTCGGTGTCCGTGGTGCCGACCAGCCAGTGCCGGCCCCAGGGGATGACGAACAGCACGCTCTTCTCGGTCCGGGAGATCAGCCCGGTGCGCAGGTCGATCCGGTCGCGCGGCACCACCAGGTGCACGCCCTTGGACGCCCGCACCGAGATCGACGCCCGCAGCTGCGCCAGCTCGTGGATGTCGTCCGTCCACACCCCGGTCGCCGCCACCACCTGCCGGGCCTTGACCTCGATCCGGCCGCCGCCCTCCAGGTCCTCGACCACGGCGCCGGTGACCCGGCCGCCCTCGCGCAGCAGCCCGGTCACGCGCGTGCGCGTCGCCACGCGCGCCCCGTACTGCGCCGCGGTGCGCGCCAGCGCCATCACGAACCGCGCGTCGTCGACCTGCGCGTCGTAGTACTGGATCGCGCCGACCAGCGAGTCCGACCGCAGCGCCGGCGCGCGCCGCAGCGCCGCGGTCTTGGTCAGGTGCCGGTGGCGCGGCAGGGCGCGGGCGCCGCCCATGGTGTCGTAGAGCATGACGCCGGCGCCTATGTAAAAGCGCTCCCATATCCGGTGCCGCAGCGGCAGCAGGAAGGGGACCGGGCGGACCAGGTGCGGCGCGATCCGGTTCAGCAGCAGCCCGCGCTCGGTCAGCGCCTCGCGTACCAGGCCGAAGTCGCGCTGCTCCAGGTAGCGCAGACCGCCGTGGATCAGTTTGCTGGAGCGGCTCGACGTCCCGGCGGCCCAGTCGCGGGCCTC
Coding sequences within:
- a CDS encoding MerR family transcriptional regulator, with product MNDEEYRVDDLARLSGMTVRNIREHQSRGLLPAPTVRGRVGYYGPEHLARLEQIKRLQAEGFTLESIRRMLGGGAEFASFAAAVHQAFDDGDKRVVRLEDIHTLFPGLDTGDEDTTDSAGSAGSTDTTDSTNTAASDPDRSTALLNSAVDLGLLRPLGNGRFEERSPQLTRIGAELMALGIPPDSALKAAAEARTHVQAVAKSFVQLYVDQIWAPFEAAGYPADRWPDIIGGLDRLRPLALDSMLALMRMALDEAATRLIEERAGLR
- a CDS encoding DoxX family membrane protein produces the protein MACLTRTDLGLLALRLGTGGVLIAHGTQKLFGWFGGHGLKGAAAGMHAMGFRPGLPNALMAGLGEAGGGALLALGAATPVGGAAAIGAMSAAVEVHRPKGFFNSTGGYEYPAFLGLAAAGLAVAGPGRYSVDHATGNRLNSPAMLVGAFALSTAAAAEVLRRRTKVVAAQAAAEQEKEKAAAEEAVAELP
- a CDS encoding PadR family transcriptional regulator; protein product: MSERSLQEPTILLLTALADAPKHGYALMQEVDTISSGRVRLRTGTLYGALDRLLQQGLIRIDSEEVVDGRMRRTYALSDNGREVLEAEAERLQATAEEARRRLSAGRQRARIQGQGAGA
- a CDS encoding glycerol-3-phosphate dehydrogenase/oxidase, translated to MQSTPLGAQYRLGALQQMAEEEFDVLVIGGGVVGAGAALDAATRGLSVALVEARDWAAGTSSRSSKLIHGGLRYLEQRDFGLVREALTERGLLLNRIAPHLVRPVPFLLPLRHRIWERFYIGAGVMLYDTMGGARALPRHRHLTKTAALRRAPALRSDSLVGAIQYYDAQVDDARFVMALARTAAQYGARVATRTRVTGLLREGGRVTGAVVEDLEGGGRIEVKARQVVAATGVWTDDIHELAQLRASISVRASKGVHLVVPRDRIDLRTGLISRTEKSVLFVIPWGRHWLVGTTDTDWDLDREHPAASRADIEYLLEHANAVLSKPLTEEDIEGVYVGLRPLLSGTADQTTKLSREHIVASPAPGLTVVAGGKYTTYRVMAKDVVDAAVEDLDTTDGAKIPDSVTDKVPVLGAEGFAARWNERGRLARRTGLHQVRVEHLLRRYGSCVDELLELIAADESLAEPIAGADDYLRVEAVYAASHEGALHLEDVLTRRTRISIESWDRGVAAAPEVAALMAPVLGWSEATVREEVERYLARVEAERASQARGDDAEADAVRRAAPDLFDVAHGGDAHGGVAGGRAGRAGGAAGAEGAADAADAATCASAAAPEKRG